GAGGAAATGAATAAATCTTCGCAAATATCAAAAGAGCAACTATCACCTGGAAACaaagatttttctttcttctcaaaGAACTTCACAGAAACTGATGCGACTGAATACACGATTATGCAAAAACGAGAACCACAACCAAGGCATGGTCAAGAGAGCCGCCATGATCATTTGAGTCAAGCAACCACGTCGCCGAGCAACAGACTTGACTCTAAGGTCAAGGCAAGCTGTGTGATCGGTTAGAGATGTGCACCTTGACCTTAAGGTCGAGGCTCGAGGCTGCTTCACACCCCTTCCTCAGTTCCCCGCGACTCAAGTGCAGGCATGCAGCTTGACATTTTGAGGTTGAGGCACACAGCATTTAACTGCCAAGTCAAGCCAAGCAACCTTAACCCCAAGTTGGCGCAAGCTGCCTCAAGCACAAGGTTAAAGCTCCCAAACATGGGGTCTATGCTACAGGTTGCCTGCTTGACTTGCAGAGCACCCCTTGACAGGTCGAGGCAGGAGGCTCTGATGTGTGCCTCAAACATGGGGTCAACACAGTCACAGTCAAGCAAGTTGGTCCATGGCACCCAAGAGAAAAAAGTCAAAGAAATAAGAAACTTTTTCAAAGATCAATATAGAAATTGTACTTTCCCGcagaagaaaataacaatctatgaacaacaaacaaatacCAATGAGTGAGAACTCTAAGTTGGAGATAACCTTCCCGAGGAAAACACCCGACATTAAATCTTTCTACAATGAGAGACCCTTAGTCAAAGCAAACTCTACCTCCTTCAGAAAAAGTCATTGTCAACTCACCCAAGAAAGAGACAAATAGAATTGCTACGcccaaaattgaatttcataaCAAACAACTACCCTGAATTGGAGATTTGATTCCCTCCGGCCCCAAAGTGGTAACTCCTTAGCTCTAATTTGAAGAATTTCTCAATCTTGACATCAAATTCCAATACCCAATTTGACCTATCCATCTGGTTTGGTCCCTCAAAGCCCAAAAAACGAGGTTGATAGAGGAAGAACCAAAACCAAGTATTGAATTGCCTCAATCAATTCTAACTCCTCAACATTACATTCAGTCATGGCACCATCTCAAATTGGCTGTATCATCACTAGGGCTACCTACGACAAGTTTTCAAGTGCATCCTTTTCTACTTCTAGATTAATTCCTTGGACGGAACACAGTTGTAAGCAGGAGGCTATATGATGCAACCGACTAACACTCTGGCCACCATAATGTATGCATCCTATCACAAGGTTACAATTCTATTTCATTCCTTATAAGTACCACATTCGCTCTCATTTTGACTTTCTCCCGAAAGATAATCATTTTATGAATAGTGAAGAACCACCATAATGCATGCATCCTAACACAAGGTTAGGATTCTCTATTTCATTCCCTGTAAGTACCTCATTTGCTCTCATTTTGACTTTCAGGTCTTTTGCTATTTAACGAGCTAAACATCTATGGATTGTTAAAATACATCGTACAACTTGATTGATCGCTAGAGGGATTCCAAAACATCTTGGCTCCGCTAAAAATGCTGTTCATAGTGCAGTCGAGAACCCCCATGTCACTCAACCATTCAAAAGAATGCAACGATAATTACCCCTTGACGTGAAGATTGACAACACTAGAAAAAGTTCTCATTTCACATGcatcccccaaaaaaaaaaaaaaacgtgaGAGTCCAGTATTGGAGTTTCTTCAAATCCGACGAAAGAATCAACCTTGTCCAAATTCCAAAACACAAACGACAACACTCAACCCCACTCTCCGTTTTTGGCAAATCAATAGATTCCGAACACAAATGAACACACAAAAACACGTACATATAGACAACATACCGGGAGTGCCACGCCATTCGGCGAAAACGCAGCAGCCATGGCATTAGATTCCCTGTTCCCGTAGCTGCTGCAGCTATTGCTGATCTTGGTAGACCTATAAAGGTCAACTCTTTGACTGGTCCTCCTCAGTCTGCACTGAAAGAAAAACTCGCTGATCTTTTTGGCAGAGGACAGGCAACCAGCTTGAGAATTGAAAGCAGGTACCCCCCTTGGCAGGTTCACCGTCGCCGCCATTGGAAAACACCGATTGACGGAAGTACAGAAAATCACAGGAATACAAGGGCGGGCGGAAAGGGTGCGAGGGAGAAAGGGAGAGGGAATGATTAAGCAAGAAACAAACGTAAAGAAGTAGAGACTGCAATGGCAGCGGCAATGAGGAAGAATTGACTGTTGAATCTGCTAGCAACTCTGAGATTCTCTGTAGCAGGGTTTACACTTGGCAGGGTTTGAGAccatctattttcaatttcctcttacaaaaatataactatatatacatatatacatatatgtgtgtgtctTATGATATCtacttttttatgaatatttatgaaatatagtAACAACTAGtgttaaaattatcaaaattattaataaattcgataaaatttatctaatataaaaatataataaaaaaaatctaagtcagtaattttttatttcaagaattaaaaataagtctTAAAAAAACTCAACcctaacaatatttattaaatatttgagattTCGAACAAAACGTTGGTAGATTATACTTtttcactatatttttttggtggattccatatatataatattcattttaagGGTTCATTTTAAAGAACCAACttagattttataaaaatattttagattagctaagtttaataaatttatttataattttgatatttttttgtcacttttgaaaataaaagaaaaggactattttattttaagttaaggAATATGTCATTATTATGCTCGCAAGAGttcaaagttttcatttttcaaactaaataataacatcatacacataaaaatataaaaaaaattcctttctGGAAAAGgattaatttcttataattttacaaatttaagggactaaagtgataaaatcaaacttaaattgatCATTTCACCCtccaaaaagtaaaatttggGTCACATTTTCGTCGGAAAATGGTTCGAGGGACCAAactgagacaaaaattacagtTTAAGGATgctaaaattaagaaatgaaCTTGAGGGACTAACGTGATTTTAAGCAAAAACTTAAGGGACGAAATATGGcatttatcctaaaaaataatatataataccgaaaataatatcatactAAAAGCAAAACATCAATTTAGCTATAAAATATGAGTgtagagataaataaataaaaattcaattttgtgatatttaaaatttgggaTAAATacgaaataaataaaattcaattatatatgattttgatttggttcggaaataaaatttgtgatgaatataaaataaatacaaatttaattatatatgatttaaacGCACGGCCAGTAATTGTTGGTGATTGTGTTGTGATTCAAAACCCGCCCAACTTGCTCTTGTTAAAATTAACACGGGTCCACCATTTGGTGATAACATTTCTTCTCCCAATTTTGTCCTCAAATCTCCTCAACAATTTAGCTCATTCTCCCCATTTTTGCACATAATAACTAATTGATCAGCTCTCCAACAATGCTGCCATGGCAAACTTTTCAAGTTCTCCATCTTTGAAGAAGCTACAATTATGGCGTTCGAGCTCAAGTTCTGTTGAATGcgattttatcttaaaaaaatgcaCACATTCTACTCTTTATTTTAAGATTCACTTTACCTGTGGAAAAATGTTTGTTggttgtttgaatttattctttttttgattttgtaaatgaaagaaattgtGGCTGAAGAGGAGTGGCAGGTTGAGGGCGGCGAGGGGGACTGAGTGGGCTAGGTGGAAGGGCAGCGCGATAGGAAGCTGGGTGGGATGGAGGGGCAACATGGAGGCGGGATGGAGGTTGGCGGCGATGAGGGATGGAGCTCAGTATTgcttgtttttcaattttaggaaGGGATGAAGGGACTGCGCGAACGGGGGGTGGAGGGTTTGCCGGAACAGGCTTGACGAGGCGGTGTTGGGATGGAGTGAGCGGCAACCAACAAGATTAGTACACTTGTACTGCTTGTTATCTCTGTTCATACTTGATTTTGCAAACAACCATCCAATCCGCTTTGTCTCTCTTCATACTTGGGTACTCATTGTAGTACACTTGTACTGCTTGTTGTGCCAGTATGAATAGTTCATCCTTCCAGTACAACACGCAACCATTCTTACACCCATCAATCTTCCCAACGGGTAAACCCAAATcctttatcaactttttcGTGTTGTAGTAATATCTCGGCATGGTGTGATTGGgggcaatattttattaatctatTGGGATATTCGATCATATGATCACTCAGAATTATGGTCGTCCACTTGATATCCACTAACTCAACAACAAATGTCAATTGAGATTTGGTGCAACTGTTCCACAATGGCTGGTCGGCAACATGCACTATATCGTAAAAATGGTCTGCCAACCCTGACAGATAAACATATAAGCCACCGTcataataatatgaactaggacCGATATCAATAAGGTAGGGCCTTGTACCATCACGAGACACACTAtcgtgagaagaagaaaaataactcgaCCCTACTGCATCAAAAACCATCCTCTGCGCCAAATCCATCTATTGTTCATCACCCCAGTATGAATAATTACCCTCCTCATGAGCAGTTGGGGTTTGCTCCTTCGATATTGGAGGGGCAGTCACATCATCAAAGTACTCCTGCACCGGCTCCTTGCTATgagaaattcaattataatattttggcataAATCCTCGTATACACAAGTGATAACTAACATCGTCGAGTGTTTTAAACTTTGTACTTTCGCACTTCTGGCAATGGCACCTAATTTTATCTCCATCCATATGTCCATGCTGACACTTGGCCTATTCTATGAAAGTTTTAACCTCATTCTCAAACTCCGGTGTAAGATTTGCCTTTCTCGAAAGGTTCTTATGATACATCCATCTCTTCAGTTCTAGTaacatgatgatatatatatcattgcATAtgcacatgtatatatataattatataattcgacGACctataaatctaaaaatattaaattacactaattaagaatacataacgtataagatcaaaaaattataaatttaaaaaaaataaactacaattaatttaattaatacaaatgaTTAAATTACTCGTTGTAACCTGGTCAACCAACTTAACAGATGATCAACAATTGACGgttcaaaaattaagtaataatttacTTGGTCAAGTGTATATGCACGAAAATCAGAATATCGAGAGTGTGTGTGGTTAATAAgaatttctataataaatgaaataaaataaaaataacttacaatacaattatatataagccAACTATATATAAGCCATTTTCTACTAGCCTTTGTAATGGCTTATGGAATGACTAATATAGCTATTGAAAATTAGCTGTTAAATAATGTAGCCGTTATCATGTTCGCATTTGTAATACTatcttgtaaaaaaaaatcgtcTTTAATCACGCGATTTTTGTAACACCTTCTTATTGCACAATTTCTCGTGGTTTTCTCCACGATTATTGTAACGgcttctcatatttttttccaatccTTTACAAATATTACACGCTGTTACAGAATCCATAGAAAAATAGTAATCAccaaatatatgtaatatgttTTGTAACGGCTAGCATAATACGAAAAGTTGACCGTCCCTAAATTcaaaaactattacaaaatagttacaaCTTGTAACCCCTTTacggataaaaataaattgtaacgGCTTCTTCAACGACTTTGGTcgttaccaaaaaaattaaattgtcatCAGCCCTTCCATAACGTCATTACATCCAATCCGTTACAAATACGTAACAAATGGCCATTCCAaaaaagtcgttacaaattttggattttctttGTAGTGAATATAGTACAATATATTACTTATATCTAATAGTTTATCAATGTTGGTAAACATAAAATTGAGCCacttaatataatcatttttaacTCAATCCCAATAATTATCCTAAAGATATCTATACCACTTAAATTCCGTCATTCCAAGTAAAGGACACCTTaatatagttaaaatatatgaaatttctaaaaaaataagattttttcttgtcaattaaaaaaatcaattataatcttgaagataaaatatttcagatatatacaaaacaaaatatctaacatatttaaaataggtCATGTTTCTaaccaattcttttgttgtaatttaaaatttggagatagaattttggataaatacgaaataaataattaagatatttaaaataaataatgtttctaatcaataattttttttcttgataattaaaaaatttattataattgtgaagataaaattttgaataaatacaaaataaatatttaatatatttcagtAGACGTGtttttaatcaagaaatttttttcttaataattaaaaaactcaaaattctAAGAATTCACTATTAAGAGTATTGAGTCAAAAAATTGGCTCAATTGCGGTCAACTATCAttctcacatatatatatatatatagataatagtatagatgtaacaaaagattttcaaaattgtaaatGACATTTTATGAGAAGTTCataagattttcaaaattgtaaatGACATTTTATGAGAAGTTCAtacagttatatatatatatatatatatgtgtgtgtaatttgtaaaaaattatcatactaTGTTGAACAAACTCTTTTTCCACATATGTAAAAGACCACaatgttttaatataaagaaaataataaaatttataaataaatatataaaataattaagttacAATAtgtcaatattaaataaataaaaactcttacacaagaaataaaatgaaaaacacaaatctcacaatcaaacaatttttctttttacatatatCTCATAAGAATATATCACAAATAAACAACATCTCATTGTTAAACTATCATAATAATTAGCATCATTACACTTTTATCTGATAGCGAATTACATACTccaaaatgatatattatctCAACCAAACtcaatttatctcttttttccttGAGAAAGTTATGAGATGATAATACAATCAATTACGCTCTTATATCCCATTTTCAttctaaaatatcaaattttcatcccaaaaTTCATTTCCAATCTCAAAAACCATGTCACAAATCCGTAGTTTGACCGTATCTCCAACCCGTATGGCTCTCCAACATGGGACTTAGGTCGCAAATTCCGATGGAAAAAGAGAAGTAAAAAACAAATcatatgattttgttttcttctttgccCGAAATTTTTGTAGCctcataaaaatgaaattttgataaGTTCTTGGAGGTTGGAGGAGTAAAAGGGGGAAGCACAAGATGGCAAAAGGCCAAAGCAAAAAGCAGAAGAGTAGAAGAGGATGAAGGTTTCAGTGAAACTCCAAGATCACCACAAAAGCCACGACCAGAACCACCACCCGCCGCCACTCCTCCTCCGTGCCAAAATACCAATTACAATCTTCAACCTTCCGTTCCTTTCTCACttctccaccaccaccgcccACCCATCTGacctctccctctctctatCCACCAACTTGCCTTCTGGGCCCTCCCTCAAACTCTCTTATGCCTCCGCCGCCGCTGCCGCCGCTGGGGCTGAGGCTTCCGCCGCCCCCCTTAGTCTGACTCTGAAATCAGGGACTGGCCTGTTTGGATCCCCCAAGAACTCCCCTCTCGTCATCTCTGCTCACTTCTCTTTCAACCCTTCTAATCCTAACCATCCTAACcccactttctctctcttcttcaagCCACAACTGGGCTCTTTCTCTCTCCGAAAATCCACCTTTTCACACGCGGGATCCAGTGGCAGCAGCGAACGCGCAGATGGGCTTGCTGGTTGTGATTCCAACTCCTTCGGGTTTGTGCCACTGGAGAGCCCCGCAGTTGTGAAGGACCTCTCAGCTGAAAGACATGATAAAGATTCCATCTTTAAGGGGATTCAACTGGCGGCGAGGACAGAAATGCTTGTGGGTAAGAGGGTGGCATTGAATTTCAGGTGGTTCACAAAATTTTCCGAGGATCAAATGCCGGTTTTAAGAATCAACAAAATTGGTATTCAGAGGGTTGATGATGTGTTGAAGGATGATGAGGAGAGCAAGAAGAAGAGTGAGGCGAAAGCTGGGGAGCTAGAGATGTTGAAGGGTATGTGTTTTTGGATGAAAAGGGAGTTGGATGTTTTAACTAGAGTTAACAGGGAGATGAAGTGTGAGTTGGAAGAAATGAGAGGGGGGCATTTGGCCAGGAATGGTGGTGGAGATATTAGGGAGGGCGTTGCGAAAAGGGCAATGCCGTCTGTTAGGAGTCCTTCGGGTGGG
The window above is part of the Sesamum indicum cultivar Zhongzhi No. 13 linkage group LG2, S_indicum_v1.0, whole genome shotgun sequence genome. Proteins encoded here:
- the LOC105156285 gene encoding uncharacterized protein LOC105156285, with amino-acid sequence MKVSVKLQDHHKSHDQNHHPPPLLLRAKIPITIFNLPFLSHFSTTTAHPSDLSLSLSTNLPSGPSLKLSYASAAAAAAGAEASAAPLSLTLKSGTGLFGSPKNSPLVISAHFSFNPSNPNHPNPTFSLFFKPQLGSFSLRKSTFSHAGSSGSSERADGLAGCDSNSFGFVPLESPAVVKDLSAERHDKDSIFKGIQLAARTEMLVGKRVALNFRWFTKFSEDQMPVLRINKIGIQRVDDVLKDDEESKKKSEAKAGELEMLKGMCFWMKRELDVLTRVNREMKCELEEMRGGHLARNGGGDIREGVAKRAMPSVRSPSGGFEQWRSKRNGGGQENGNVNGEKEDKKNGSLAIDVENELQRAIKAAAAAP